One part of the Oceanihabitans sp. IOP_32 genome encodes these proteins:
- a CDS encoding outer membrane protein assembly factor, whose product MRLLLNIKKENDDLGKQVNNLANILSHKILTNCLLAVITLSSVNLQAQETTYKDGAKYTLGSISVSGNTSFSEQTIVTYSGLRKGKEMIIPGEDISNAIKKLWNSKLFNDIEIYVTKIEGDIAHLEIRLSDLPQLNEIKINGVKKRKKEDIIKNTGLQKGVKVTENLITNTKNFLTKKYKKEGFYNTKILINTIEVKDTIKTARVNMVLNIDKGEKVKVKDIVFNGNAVLSNRKLRKSMSNTKKINRLRILKRSKFIDSAYQQDLTKIIDKYKENGYRDARILSDSLIVNDNKKTVSIHIDINEGEQYTFGDISFIGNTVYSNDYLTRFLRINKGDTYNGILLQKRIADNSRPDAIDITNLYQNSGYLFSTINPVEVNAEGNVIDMEIRISEGKPAYFNKVSVAGNDKTNDHVIYRMLRTRPGQLYSKENVVRSVRELGQLGFFDAQEISPNFINPNPVEGTIDMEYAVKETGSSQIELQGGYGGGGFIGTLGLSFNNFSIKDIFKKDAYKPIPMGDGQKLALRLQASRFYQTYSFSFSEPWLGGTKPIQFSTSLSHTKQFLYNPVTRNADKSKRFNITGISVGLAKRLTVPDDYFTLSQAISFQHYDLQNYNTGLFTFGDGESNNLSYTIGLSRNNTRIDPIYPTGGSNFSATAKLSFPYSLLDNVDYKGLKQERDDLQIILQDNTRTDLERTEASNRIGDIDQERYKLLEFYKINFKGDWYAEIVKNLVLRPSVEFGFLGAYNNDRGVIPFERFFLGGDGLGSYSLDGRESIALRGYPNQSLSDQDGGTVYNKFSLELRYPITLKASAKIFALGFVEGGASYNSFKDYNPFSIKRSAGLGVRIFMPAFGLLGIDFGHGFDALPGQTVKHGWETHFIIGQQF is encoded by the coding sequence ATGAGGCTATTATTGAATATCAAAAAAGAGAACGACGATTTGGGAAAACAAGTGAACAACTTAGCTAATATTTTATCACATAAAATTTTAACAAACTGCCTCTTAGCAGTAATAACTTTAAGCAGTGTTAACCTACAGGCGCAAGAGACCACCTATAAAGACGGTGCAAAATACACTCTAGGAAGCATTTCGGTTTCTGGAAATACCAGCTTTAGCGAGCAAACTATTGTTACTTATTCTGGCTTACGAAAGGGAAAAGAAATGATTATTCCAGGTGAAGACATAAGCAATGCTATAAAGAAACTTTGGAACTCCAAATTATTTAACGATATCGAAATTTACGTTACCAAGATTGAAGGTGATATAGCCCATCTAGAAATTAGATTATCGGATTTACCACAACTTAACGAAATTAAAATTAACGGCGTTAAGAAACGTAAAAAAGAAGATATTATTAAAAATACAGGTTTACAAAAAGGGGTAAAAGTTACAGAAAACCTTATAACAAACACCAAAAACTTTTTAACCAAAAAATACAAAAAGGAAGGTTTTTACAACACTAAAATTCTTATAAACACTATTGAAGTAAAAGATACCATAAAAACAGCTCGAGTTAATATGGTATTAAATATAGATAAAGGCGAAAAAGTTAAGGTCAAAGACATTGTGTTTAATGGCAACGCTGTTTTAAGCAATAGAAAGCTAAGAAAAAGCATGTCGAACACGAAGAAAATCAATAGACTTCGCATATTAAAACGTTCAAAATTTATTGATTCGGCATATCAGCAAGATTTAACGAAAATAATCGACAAGTATAAGGAAAACGGTTATAGAGATGCCCGTATATTATCAGACAGCTTAATTGTAAACGACAATAAAAAAACGGTTTCTATTCATATAGATATTAATGAGGGTGAACAATACACCTTTGGCGATATCAGTTTTATTGGTAATACGGTATATAGCAACGACTATCTAACGCGCTTTTTAAGGATTAACAAAGGCGATACCTATAACGGAATATTACTTCAAAAACGTATTGCAGATAACTCAAGACCCGATGCTATAGACATTACCAACCTGTATCAAAATAGTGGTTATTTATTCTCGACTATAAACCCAGTGGAGGTCAATGCAGAGGGCAACGTTATTGATATGGAAATTAGAATATCTGAAGGTAAACCCGCCTATTTTAATAAAGTATCGGTTGCTGGAAACGACAAAACAAACGACCACGTGATCTACAGAATGTTACGTACCCGTCCGGGACAGTTATACAGCAAAGAAAATGTTGTTAGATCGGTTCGAGAACTAGGGCAATTAGGCTTTTTTGATGCCCAAGAAATATCCCCTAATTTTATCAACCCTAATCCTGTTGAAGGTACTATAGATATGGAATATGCGGTTAAAGAAACAGGTTCCAGCCAAATAGAACTGCAAGGTGGTTACGGTGGTGGCGGATTTATAGGTACACTAGGACTTTCTTTTAATAACTTTTCTATTAAAGACATCTTTAAAAAAGATGCCTATAAACCGATACCTATGGGCGATGGTCAAAAATTAGCCCTACGCTTACAAGCCAGCCGATTTTACCAAACCTATAGCTTCTCTTTTTCAGAGCCGTGGTTAGGAGGGACAAAACCAATACAGTTTTCAACCTCACTATCGCATACAAAACAATTTTTATACAATCCAGTAACACGAAATGCAGACAAGAGTAAACGTTTTAATATTACAGGTATTTCTGTTGGCTTGGCAAAACGATTAACGGTGCCAGACGATTATTTTACCTTATCGCAAGCTATAAGTTTTCAGCACTACGATTTACAAAACTATAATACTGGACTCTTTACCTTTGGTGATGGCGAATCTAATAACCTGTCTTACACCATCGGATTAAGCCGAAACAATACCCGTATAGACCCTATATATCCAACAGGAGGATCAAACTTTTCGGCAACTGCCAAGCTTTCTTTTCCTTATTCTTTATTAGATAATGTGGATTATAAAGGCCTAAAGCAAGAACGTGACGATTTGCAAATCATACTTCAAGACAATACAAGAACCGATCTTGAAAGAACTGAAGCTTCCAATAGAATTGGAGACATAGACCAAGAGCGCTACAAACTTCTAGAATTTTATAAAATTAACTTTAAAGGCGATTGGTATGCAGAAATTGTAAAAAATCTAGTACTTAGACCAAGTGTAGAATTTGGATTTCTAGGCGCCTATAATAATGATAGAGGTGTTATTCCTTTCGAGCGCTTCTTTCTAGGTGGCGATGGTTTAGGAAGTTATAGTTTAGACGGAAGAGAGTCTATAGCATTACGCGGCTATCCTAACCAATCATTATCAGACCAAGATGGAGGTACGGTTTATAATAAATTCTCTTTAGAACTTCGTTACCCAATTACCCTAAAAGCTTCGGCTAAAATATTTGCTCTAGGCTTTGTAGAAGGTGGGGCATCTTATAACAGTTTTAAAGATTATAACCCGTTTTCTATAAAGCGATCGGCTGGTTTAGGTGTTCGAATTTTTATGCCTGCATTTGGATTGTTAGGTATAGATTTCGGACATGGATTTGATGCCTTACCAGGGCAAACCGTTAAACATGGTTGGGAAACGCACTTTATTATAGGACAGCAATTTTAA
- the murI gene encoding glutamate racemase, which translates to MSTLPIGIFDSGVGGTTVWKEIHKLLPQESSIYLADSRNAPYGPKAKDTIIELSSKNTEYLLNKNCKLIVVACNTATTNAIDYLRKTYNTPFIGIEPAIKPAALLTKTKAIGILATKGTLSSSLFSKTSDLITNNIKIIEQIGEGLVELIENGKLHSKEMKALLKLYLQPMLDAHIDYLVLGCTHYPYLIPLLIDLLPKHVKIIDSGEAVARQTKVVLKQHNLLNNQIGIKSKHNFYTNANPSVLQSLLNEKYNVEYLDF; encoded by the coding sequence ATGAGTACACTCCCTATAGGTATTTTCGATTCTGGTGTTGGCGGCACGACAGTATGGAAAGAAATCCATAAGCTTCTACCTCAAGAAAGTAGCATTTATCTCGCCGATAGCCGAAATGCGCCTTATGGCCCAAAAGCGAAGGACACCATTATTGAACTCTCTTCCAAAAACACCGAATATTTATTAAATAAAAACTGTAAACTAATAGTAGTGGCTTGCAATACCGCGACCACAAATGCCATAGATTATTTACGAAAAACTTATAATACCCCTTTTATTGGCATAGAACCCGCTATTAAACCTGCGGCATTACTAACCAAAACCAAGGCTATTGGTATTCTAGCGACAAAGGGAACCTTAAGCAGTTCTTTATTTTCGAAAACTTCAGACTTGATTACTAATAATATAAAAATTATTGAGCAAATTGGCGAGGGCTTAGTAGAGCTTATTGAAAATGGAAAACTACACTCTAAGGAGATGAAAGCTTTACTAAAACTATATCTACAACCCATGCTCGATGCCCATATTGATTATCTCGTTTTAGGTTGTACGCACTACCCCTATTTAATACCGTTACTTATAGATTTACTTCCAAAACACGTGAAAATTATAGATTCTGGAGAAGCTGTAGCACGGCAAACAAAAGTCGTTTTAAAACAACATAATTTATTAAACAACCAAATTGGCATAAAGTCAAAACACAATTTTTACACCAATGCCAATCCTAGTGTCCTACAATCCCTTTTAAATGAAAAATATAATGTAGAATATCTCGACTTTTAA
- a CDS encoding OmpH family outer membrane protein — translation MKPTFLKNIVIPQNSPRRLYAVKTRVMVGSIPLKVLFLLTIIFTLSLDLHAQRGVRIGYIDTEYILENVPEYQEAMALLDDKAQKWNIEIQEKLSIIKQKRNDLSNEKALLTKELIDERADDISFEEQEILDYQQKRFGPNGDLVIQKKQLMQPIQDQIFAAVQDLASSRNYDFIFDKSTDLVMLYSAKKFDLSEQILRNIIRTANRRQLKTKEEIKAAKNEDIVPEVNLELEAREKASQQKQEERESLAEKARQERLAAREARIKANAERRQKILDERAKAKQEKLDAKKKAKENKPDN, via the coding sequence ATGAAACCTACGTTCTTAAAAAATATCGTGATACCTCAAAACAGTCCACGTAGATTATACGCGGTAAAAACAAGAGTTATGGTTGGCAGCATACCATTAAAAGTTCTTTTTTTATTGACCATAATATTTACGTTAAGCCTAGATTTACATGCCCAACGCGGGGTAAGAATTGGATATATCGATACCGAGTATATTCTGGAAAATGTTCCCGAGTATCAAGAGGCCATGGCTTTATTAGATGACAAAGCTCAAAAATGGAATATTGAAATTCAAGAGAAGCTAAGTATCATTAAACAAAAACGCAACGATTTAAGCAATGAAAAAGCACTTTTAACCAAAGAATTAATTGATGAACGTGCCGATGATATTTCTTTTGAAGAACAAGAAATATTAGATTATCAACAAAAGCGATTTGGACCTAATGGGGATTTAGTTATTCAGAAGAAACAATTAATGCAGCCTATACAAGATCAAATTTTTGCGGCTGTACAAGATTTGGCCTCTAGTAGAAATTACGATTTTATTTTTGATAAATCTACAGACCTTGTCATGCTGTATTCGGCAAAAAAATTCGATTTAAGCGAACAGATTTTACGAAATATTATAAGAACAGCTAATCGCCGACAGCTAAAAACAAAAGAAGAAATAAAAGCTGCCAAAAACGAAGACATCGTTCCTGAGGTTAATTTAGAACTAGAAGCACGAGAAAAAGCGTCGCAGCAAAAGCAAGAAGAACGAGAAAGTTTAGCTGAAAAAGCTAGGCAAGAAAGGCTCGCAGCTCGCGAGGCAAGAATTAAAGCGAATGCAGAAAGACGTCAAAAAATATTAGACGAACGCGCCAAAGCTAAACAAGAAAAATTGGACGCTAAAAAGAAAGCCAAAGAAAATAAACCCGATAATTAA
- a CDS encoding OmpH family outer membrane protein translates to MKKIKSILFATALCIGAVSFTQAQNKVAHINTQELITAMPEMKAAQTQLETLGKTYQTDIQNMATEFQNKVKQYDAEASSKTQEENTKRAQEVQTMEQNIRQFQGQAQQDLQTKEMELLKPITEKAKAAILKVSRAQGFDYVLDSAQGVVIMADGKDLLDDVKKELGI, encoded by the coding sequence ATGAAAAAAATTAAATCTATTTTATTTGCAACTGCATTATGTATTGGAGCCGTAAGTTTTACACAAGCGCAAAACAAAGTTGCTCATATAAACACACAAGAATTGATTACGGCGATGCCAGAAATGAAAGCTGCTCAAACTCAGCTTGAAACGCTAGGTAAAACCTATCAAACGGATATTCAAAATATGGCTACTGAGTTTCAAAATAAAGTTAAACAATATGATGCTGAGGCGTCATCTAAAACTCAAGAAGAAAATACTAAAAGAGCTCAAGAAGTCCAAACTATGGAACAAAACATTCGTCAGTTTCAAGGTCAGGCCCAGCAAGATCTTCAAACTAAAGAAATGGAGCTTTTAAAACCAATAACCGAAAAAGCAAAAGCTGCAATTTTAAAAGTATCAAGAGCTCAAGGTTTTGATTATGTATTAGACTCTGCTCAAGGTGTAGTTATTATGGCCGATGGCAAAGACTTACTTGACGATGTAAAAAAAGAATTAGGCATTTAA
- a CDS encoding isoprenyl transferase, producing the protein MDLKENIHLKTLPEHIAIIMDGNGRWAKQKGMLRAVGHENGTKAVRETIEASAELGIKYLTLYAFSTENWNRPKLEVQTLMRLLVTSLKKEIKTLQQNNIKLNAIGNLKTLPTKVFKELSEVIEVTKNNNRLTLTLALSYGSREEILNTVKEISFKVKKNIISPDKIDESIINEHLYTQNLPDVDLLIRTSGEQRISNFLLWQIAYAELYFTNTLWPDFTKQHLYEAIIEYQKRERRFGKTSEQLS; encoded by the coding sequence ATGGATTTAAAAGAAAACATACATTTAAAAACCTTACCCGAACACATCGCTATCATTATGGACGGCAATGGGCGCTGGGCAAAACAAAAGGGTATGTTACGCGCTGTTGGTCATGAAAATGGCACAAAAGCTGTTCGTGAAACTATTGAAGCTTCGGCAGAACTGGGCATAAAATACTTAACACTGTATGCCTTTTCTACCGAAAACTGGAATCGCCCAAAACTTGAAGTGCAAACCCTAATGCGCCTTCTAGTTACCTCATTAAAAAAAGAAATAAAGACACTTCAACAGAACAACATAAAGCTTAATGCTATTGGCAATTTAAAAACACTACCAACTAAAGTGTTTAAAGAACTCTCTGAGGTTATTGAGGTCACCAAAAACAACAACCGGCTAACGTTAACACTAGCTTTAAGCTATGGCTCTAGGGAAGAAATATTAAATACTGTTAAAGAGATTAGCTTTAAAGTTAAAAAAAATATAATTTCGCCCGATAAAATTGATGAATCAATTATTAATGAGCATCTTTACACGCAAAATTTACCAGACGTAGATTTGCTTATTAGAACGAGTGGTGAACAACGAATAAGCAATTTTTTATTATGGCAAATAGCCTATGCAGAATTATACTTTACGAATACGCTTTGGCCAGATTTTACAAAACAACATTTGTATGAGGCTATTATTGAATATCAAAAAAGAGAACGACGATTTGGGAAAACAAGTGAACAACTTAGCTAA
- a CDS encoding gamma carbonic anhydrase family protein, translating to MPVIKPVNGKSPQIPEDCYIAENATIVGDVEMGNQCSVWFSAVIRGDVHYIKMGNKVNVQDGAVIHATYQKSPTNIGNNVSIGHNAIVHGCTIHDNVLVGMGSIIMDNCIVESNSIIAAGAVVTQNTRVEAGSIYAGVPAKKVRDVSEALVSGEIHRIADNYIKYSSWFKE from the coding sequence ATGCCAGTAATAAAACCAGTAAACGGTAAATCACCACAAATTCCTGAAGATTGCTACATCGCTGAAAACGCTACTATAGTTGGCGATGTTGAAATGGGTAACCAATGCAGTGTTTGGTTTAGCGCTGTAATTAGAGGCGATGTTCATTATATAAAAATGGGTAATAAAGTCAATGTGCAAGACGGTGCGGTAATTCACGCTACCTATCAAAAATCACCTACAAATATTGGTAATAATGTTTCTATTGGGCATAATGCGATAGTACATGGTTGCACCATTCACGATAATGTTTTAGTAGGAATGGGTAGCATAATAATGGATAATTGCATTGTAGAAAGCAACAGTATTATTGCTGCAGGAGCGGTTGTTACCCAAAATACTAGGGTAGAGGCCGGAAGCATCTACGCTGGAGTGCCAGCAAAAAAAGTAAGAGACGTTAGTGAGGCTTTGGTTTCTGGCGAAATACATCGTATTGCCGATAACTATATAAAGTATTCTAGTTGGTTTAAGGAGTAG